Proteins encoded in a region of the Pigmentiphaga litoralis genome:
- a CDS encoding amidohydrolase family protein — protein MQSLPLSAPPGGSLTSATTWRIDCHAHVYDLARHPLHHSSGFDLLPNEIGTADQFACVLDAHGFSHGVLINPLGGYGTDNTCLTSTLMRFKGRFKGVAVIAHDTPDADFHQMADAGVVGLRFNLNFPASPSLFVPEAQRSLAIARELGWFAQVHYEGDTLIDALPVLRRARVPVVIDHCGRPDLSAGLDQPGFKALLELGREGEAFIKLASVFRFSKQGFPFEDVDPYVHALIDAFTLDRCIWGSDWPYLHAPQRTDHATLLQAVHRWLPDDADRRKVLGETPARLFGFALR, from the coding sequence ATGCAATCCTTGCCCCTGTCCGCACCGCCCGGCGGATCGTTGACGTCCGCAACGACATGGCGGATCGACTGCCATGCGCACGTCTACGACCTGGCGCGCCACCCTCTGCATCACAGCAGTGGCTTTGATCTGCTGCCGAATGAAATCGGCACCGCCGATCAGTTTGCCTGCGTGCTGGACGCGCACGGTTTCAGCCATGGTGTCCTGATCAATCCGCTGGGCGGATACGGCACCGACAACACTTGCCTGACTAGCACGTTGATGCGCTTCAAGGGGCGCTTCAAAGGCGTGGCGGTCATTGCTCATGACACACCCGACGCCGATTTCCACCAGATGGCGGACGCAGGCGTGGTCGGCCTGCGGTTCAACCTGAACTTTCCAGCCAGCCCGTCGCTGTTCGTTCCCGAGGCACAGCGTTCGCTGGCCATCGCACGCGAACTGGGCTGGTTCGCACAGGTGCACTATGAAGGCGACACCCTGATCGACGCGTTGCCGGTATTGCGCCGCGCGCGCGTGCCTGTCGTGATCGATCATTGCGGCCGCCCCGACCTGTCCGCCGGCCTGGACCAGCCCGGCTTCAAGGCCCTGCTTGAACTGGGGCGCGAGGGTGAGGCGTTCATCAAGCTGGCCAGTGTCTTCCGGTTTTCGAAGCAGGGGTTTCCCTTCGAGGACGTCGACCCCTATGTCCATGCGCTGATCGACGCCTTTACGCTGGACCGCTGCATCTGGGGATCGGACTGGCCTTATCTGCACGCCCCCCAGCGCACCGATCACGCCACGTTGCTGCAGGCCGTGCACCGCTGGCTGCCCGATGACGCCGACCGCCGTAAAGTATTGGGTGAGACCCCGGCGAGGCTGTTCGGCTTCGCGCTTCGCTGA
- a CDS encoding DNA-binding transcriptional regulator, which produces MPSFPPVEAVVRAVTLLECLNRHPVSSIAQLHFQTEIPKPSLVRLLQTLEGMGYVRRGPKAGGYMLTSKVQLLACGYHSQPRLVEVVAPLLDAVTEAIKWPAALAVPSNGAAVICYSTIPNSPLALLHNSIDMRLSLFTRALGRAYLAFCDEDEREALISMADVADNPENAALQDRRSLDATLELIRRQGYALRDPKVRPVSKTLALPLFDGQGVVGSIGITWFTSTMSDEEGVKRYLGLLQDVAAEAKAALTAPGQSDGA; this is translated from the coding sequence ATGCCTTCCTTCCCCCCTGTCGAAGCGGTCGTCCGTGCCGTCACCCTGCTGGAATGCCTGAACCGGCATCCGGTGTCCAGCATTGCACAGCTGCACTTCCAGACCGAAATTCCCAAGCCGTCGCTGGTCCGCCTGCTCCAGACCCTGGAAGGCATGGGCTACGTGCGCCGGGGCCCGAAAGCCGGCGGCTACATGCTGACGTCCAAGGTGCAACTGCTGGCCTGCGGGTACCACAGCCAGCCGCGCCTGGTTGAAGTGGTGGCGCCCTTGCTGGACGCCGTCACCGAAGCCATCAAGTGGCCCGCCGCGCTGGCCGTGCCCAGCAATGGCGCGGCGGTGATCTGCTACAGCACCATTCCGAATTCACCGCTGGCGCTGCTTCACAACAGCATCGACATGCGCCTGAGCCTGTTCACGCGCGCGCTGGGGCGGGCCTATCTGGCGTTCTGCGATGAGGACGAACGCGAAGCGCTCATTTCCATGGCCGACGTTGCCGACAACCCTGAAAATGCCGCGCTGCAGGACCGGCGGTCATTGGACGCGACGCTGGAATTGATCCGCCGGCAAGGCTACGCGCTGCGTGATCCCAAGGTGCGGCCGGTGTCCAAGACGCTGGCATTGCCGCTGTTCGACGGGCAGGGCGTGGTCGGCAGCATCGGCATTACGTGGTTCACGTCGACCATGAGTGACGAGGAAGGCGTGAAGCGGTACCTGGGCCTGCTGCAGGATGTGGCGGCCGAGGCCAAGGCGGCGTTGACGGCGCCGGGGCAGTCCGACGGCGCGTGA
- a CDS encoding ABC transporter substrate-binding protein, producing MQTPPLHPVPGRREVLGLGAVLGLGTLFSGCAVPATADPSSAGAAADPAPLKVFGNLDTLEFAPVLLAGATREAGRIEIAQGGILSLFDKQGDLPNLKATGRSHVATNSETQGLRYSIENPDLRIIFTISEGVYRIIARRSAGIASLADLRGKRIGTMPRTSSAYYLHRMLNSVGVNDNEVRIEPFVSGTARPLAMMKDALLSGQIDAVTIWEPEMQRCADALGANAVSFFDAAAYREQFSLYSTRGNLADPVLRPKIVSLVRSLMIASEQIRRDPGEAIKLVAQAARLDLPSVERAWPHNTYPGTLLSNLLDTMVDEEVWVAKETGRAPRTHAQLAPLIDASVLHEVLQQVLPS from the coding sequence ATGCAGACCCCTCCTTTGCACCCCGTTCCCGGCCGCCGTGAGGTCCTGGGCCTGGGCGCCGTCCTGGGCCTAGGCACGCTGTTCAGTGGGTGCGCCGTGCCTGCCACGGCCGACCCGTCCTCGGCGGGTGCGGCCGCCGATCCGGCGCCACTGAAAGTCTTTGGCAATCTCGACACGCTGGAATTTGCGCCGGTGCTGCTTGCTGGCGCGACGCGCGAAGCCGGCCGGATCGAGATCGCGCAGGGTGGCATCCTGAGCCTGTTCGACAAGCAAGGCGACCTGCCCAACCTCAAGGCGACAGGACGTTCCCATGTCGCCACCAACTCCGAAACGCAAGGCTTGCGGTATTCCATCGAGAACCCCGACCTGCGCATCATTTTCACGATTTCGGAAGGCGTCTACCGCATCATCGCGCGCCGGTCGGCCGGCATCGCGTCGCTGGCGGACCTGCGCGGCAAACGCATCGGCACCATGCCCAGGACGTCGTCGGCGTACTACCTGCACCGCATGCTGAACAGCGTGGGCGTCAATGACAACGAGGTGCGCATCGAGCCCTTCGTCTCGGGCACCGCCCGCCCGCTGGCGATGATGAAGGATGCCTTGCTCAGTGGCCAGATCGACGCGGTCACCATCTGGGAACCCGAAATGCAGCGCTGCGCCGACGCATTGGGCGCCAACGCCGTCTCTTTCTTCGATGCGGCCGCCTATCGCGAGCAGTTCAGTCTGTACAGCACGCGCGGCAATCTGGCCGATCCCGTCCTGCGTCCCAAGATCGTGTCGCTGGTACGGTCCCTGATGATTGCGTCGGAGCAGATCCGGCGCGATCCCGGCGAGGCGATCAAGCTGGTGGCGCAAGCTGCCCGCCTTGATCTGCCGTCCGTCGAACGGGCCTGGCCGCACAACACCTATCCAGGCACCTTGCTGTCGAACCTGCTCGACACGATGGTCGATGAAGAGGTGTGGGTGGCGAAGGAAACCGGCCGCGCACCGCGCACGCACGCGCAACTGGCGCCCCTGATCGATGCGTCGGTATTGCACGAGGTGCTTCAGCAGGTGCTGCCATCATGA
- a CDS encoding nuclear transport factor 2 family protein, with protein sequence MTKTELLLLRYELEVLTIDFWHEVDIAGGGKAASYYVEDAVFASSVREYRGRAAIEAFYERRRDRGARVSLHVVQNFRIEPDTDTRVRCQYILNLYAADGVPVLPSRPAIMLALVEELVVKQADGSWRYESRRVFPQFRDETPTTG encoded by the coding sequence ATGACCAAGACTGAACTGCTTTTGCTGCGCTATGAACTTGAAGTCCTGACCATCGACTTCTGGCACGAGGTCGACATTGCCGGCGGTGGCAAGGCCGCCAGCTACTATGTTGAGGACGCCGTGTTTGCGTCGAGCGTGCGCGAATACCGGGGCCGCGCGGCCATCGAAGCGTTCTATGAACGGCGGCGCGACCGCGGCGCGCGGGTGTCGCTGCACGTGGTCCAGAACTTTCGCATCGAGCCCGATACCGACACCCGCGTGCGTTGCCAGTACATTCTGAATCTGTACGCTGCCGATGGCGTGCCGGTCCTGCCTTCGCGGCCGGCAATCATGCTGGCGCTGGTCGAAGAGCTTGTCGTCAAACAGGCGGATGGATCGTGGCGCTACGAATCGCGCCGCGTCTTTCCCCAGTTTCGCGATGAGACGCCGACCACGGGCTGA
- a CDS encoding flavin reductase family protein, whose protein sequence is MFIDPLTYPGFKRSIFNAIVAPRPIGWISTMALDGRVNLAPFSQFNLVSTAPPVVMFACNTPEDREQKDTIANVIAIGEFVVNLVSWDLREAMNLTSMPLPHGTDEFEHAALEKAASTHVRPPRVAASPASLECRMIQRVDIAPDYPGETPSTVIFGRVVGLHLREDCVDADGRFDTVKARPLTRLGGFQYATVGDIVEMRAPFVRAGG, encoded by the coding sequence ATGTTCATCGACCCCCTGACCTACCCCGGCTTCAAGCGCTCGATCTTCAATGCGATCGTGGCGCCCCGCCCGATTGGCTGGATCAGCACCATGGCCCTGGACGGCCGCGTCAACCTCGCGCCGTTCTCGCAATTCAACTTGGTGTCGACCGCGCCGCCCGTGGTCATGTTCGCGTGCAACACCCCAGAAGATCGCGAACAGAAAGACACCATCGCCAACGTGATCGCGATCGGCGAGTTCGTCGTGAACCTGGTGTCGTGGGACTTGCGCGAGGCCATGAACCTGACCTCGATGCCGCTGCCCCATGGCACCGATGAATTCGAGCATGCCGCGCTTGAAAAGGCAGCTTCCACGCATGTCAGGCCGCCCAGGGTGGCCGCATCGCCGGCCAGCCTGGAATGCCGGATGATCCAGCGGGTGGACATCGCACCCGACTACCCGGGCGAGACGCCAAGCACCGTCATTTTCGGCCGCGTGGTCGGTCTGCATTTGCGCGAAGACTGTGTGGATGCAGATGGCCGCTTCGATACCGTCAAGGCGCGCCCGCTGACCCGGCTGGGCGGTTTCCAGTACGCCACGGTGGGCGACATTGTCGAGATGCGTGCCCCCTTCGTGCGTGCCGGCGGCTGA
- a CDS encoding tripartite tricarboxylate transporter substrate binding protein: MTWGKATRVSCVGLVANAGLAGRIGLAGLALLALTGLPATAASAAPDAWPTRPVRLIVPYAPGGPTDIIGRLVARFAGEALGQPVVVDNRAGAGGTIGLAQALQAPPDGYTLALVAPGPIAGMPNLMKLPYAPDDIAYLTLAARTPSVIVVRSQSGIDSLAALIAQARQRPGTMNYGSAGAGTTPHLGAELFKQEAKVDLVHVPYKGAAPALAALMAGDIQMMMVDLLPVIPLAASGRLKILAVVSDRRVPSLPDVATTRELGLPGVLMDANYGIVGPKGIPSGVQSRIVDAVRRAVARPEMQAEMAKIGGTALTSTPADYRDMTRVEFERWKRVVDTGHLTLN; this comes from the coding sequence ATGACGTGGGGCAAGGCTACGCGGGTGTCGTGCGTGGGCCTTGTGGCCAACGCGGGCCTTGCAGGCCGCATCGGTCTGGCCGGCCTTGCACTGCTTGCGCTGACCGGCCTGCCTGCGACCGCCGCAAGCGCCGCGCCCGACGCCTGGCCGACCCGGCCAGTGCGGCTGATCGTTCCGTATGCGCCAGGCGGGCCGACCGACATCATCGGGCGGCTGGTGGCGCGGTTCGCGGGTGAAGCGTTGGGCCAACCCGTTGTCGTCGACAACCGTGCGGGCGCGGGCGGGACGATCGGCCTTGCGCAGGCCCTTCAGGCCCCACCCGATGGCTACACGCTTGCGCTGGTCGCCCCCGGTCCGATCGCGGGCATGCCCAACCTGATGAAGCTGCCGTATGCACCGGATGACATTGCCTACCTGACACTGGCCGCCCGCACGCCGTCGGTCATTGTCGTGCGCAGCCAGTCGGGCATCGACAGCCTTGCCGCCCTGATCGCGCAGGCCCGGCAACGCCCCGGCACGATGAACTACGGATCGGCCGGCGCGGGCACCACGCCGCACCTGGGCGCGGAACTGTTCAAACAGGAAGCCAAGGTAGACCTGGTGCACGTACCGTACAAGGGCGCGGCCCCTGCCTTGGCCGCGCTCATGGCGGGCGATATACAGATGATGATGGTCGATCTGCTGCCCGTGATTCCGCTGGCCGCCAGCGGCCGGCTCAAGATCCTGGCCGTGGTCAGCGACCGCCGTGTGCCCAGCCTGCCGGACGTGGCCACCACCCGAGAGCTCGGCTTGCCTGGCGTTCTGATGGACGCGAACTACGGCATCGTCGGGCCCAAGGGCATTCCTTCCGGCGTGCAGAGCCGCATCGTGGATGCCGTCCGCCGCGCAGTCGCCCGACCCGAGATGCAGGCCGAAATGGCCAAGATTGGCGGAACCGCCCTGACGTCCACGCCAGCCGACTATCGCGACATGACGCGCGTCGAATTCGAACGATGGAAGCGGGTGGTCGACACAGGCCATCTCACCCTCAACTGA
- a CDS encoding Bug family tripartite tricarboxylate transporter substrate binding protein: MTLDRTDNPGRRKALQWLAAGAAAGAGGLFPAGARAAASAWPTQRVRLVVPFAAGGSTDALARLLAQKLHDTFGQPFIVENRGGANGNLGATAVTTAAPDGYTLFFSTTGPLSINKLLYRTTPFDPLTDFTPISLLADVPLLLAAHPSFPPNDVKQLLDYLRANPGKVAYSTGGNGSMGHLAAMLLQRATGTSLVHVPYKGSAGALNDLLAGVVNLSFDLVPTYLQHITAGKLKPLAVLGPQRSSSLPNVPTLKELGIDVNATGWYGLAGPKGLPADIVQKVNAATNAFLASPEGRKQLDVYAMRAIGGTPDALKTLMRTETDKWRPIVEPIAATIME; encoded by the coding sequence ATGACCCTTGATCGCACAGACAATCCCGGCCGGCGCAAAGCGCTGCAGTGGCTCGCGGCAGGCGCGGCGGCAGGCGCTGGCGGACTGTTCCCTGCCGGCGCGCGCGCGGCCGCATCGGCCTGGCCGACGCAGCGTGTCAGGCTGGTTGTCCCCTTTGCCGCTGGCGGATCCACCGACGCGCTGGCGCGCCTGCTGGCGCAGAAACTGCACGACACCTTCGGCCAGCCGTTCATTGTCGAAAACCGGGGCGGCGCCAACGGCAACCTGGGGGCCACCGCCGTCACGACCGCCGCGCCGGACGGCTACACCCTGTTCTTTTCGACGACCGGTCCGTTGTCGATCAACAAGCTGCTGTATCGCACCACGCCCTTCGACCCGCTGACCGACTTCACGCCGATTTCGTTGCTGGCCGACGTGCCGCTGCTGCTGGCGGCGCACCCGTCGTTTCCGCCTAATGACGTGAAGCAATTGCTCGATTACTTGCGCGCGAATCCGGGCAAGGTGGCCTACTCGACCGGTGGCAATGGATCGATGGGGCATCTGGCTGCCATGCTCTTGCAACGGGCCACCGGCACGTCGCTGGTACACGTTCCCTACAAGGGATCGGCGGGCGCACTCAATGACCTGCTGGCCGGGGTTGTGAATCTCAGCTTCGATCTGGTCCCGACCTACCTTCAGCACATCACGGCCGGCAAGCTCAAGCCCCTGGCGGTGCTGGGCCCGCAGCGCTCGTCCAGCCTGCCCAATGTGCCGACGCTCAAGGAACTGGGCATCGATGTCAACGCAACCGGGTGGTACGGCCTGGCCGGGCCCAAGGGCCTGCCCGCCGACATCGTGCAGAAGGTCAATGCGGCCACCAACGCGTTCCTGGCCAGCCCCGAAGGCCGCAAGCAGCTGGACGTCTACGCCATGCGCGCCATCGGCGGCACGCCCGACGCCTTGAAGACACTGATGCGCACCGAAACGGACAAATGGCGTCCGATCGTCGAGCCCATTGCCGCCACCATCATGGAATGA
- a CDS encoding Bug family tripartite tricarboxylate transporter substrate binding protein, with amino-acid sequence MKRRTFAIAAACSALPLTWRAAQSADAYPARPVLAIVPYAVGGADTYLRPLQPALEQAHGIRLVIESVNGAGGTVGASRVKRSTADGYTLLFCGSGLMSIAPRVQPAAPVLADFVPIINLVTVPYIIATRKGSAITTLPALIDFIRQKPGALTYGSPGISTSPHLGMEALARMLGSSVTHIPYSGIATAIQGLLGGHIEAVIGAPSTLMPQIEANAIHGIALVGKDRFPLAPDIPSLAEAGIDLDVSTHFAVYAPRGTPPDVVATLARAFQDAASDPSYTKAMAGVRTRVNLMPADSLARVLADETARFGTLMSAITT; translated from the coding sequence ATGAAACGACGAACTTTTGCGATCGCCGCCGCGTGCTCCGCCCTGCCCCTGACGTGGCGCGCGGCGCAGTCGGCCGACGCGTATCCCGCGCGGCCCGTGCTGGCGATCGTGCCCTACGCGGTGGGCGGCGCCGATACCTATCTGCGGCCCTTGCAGCCGGCGCTTGAACAGGCGCATGGCATCCGGCTCGTGATCGAATCGGTCAATGGCGCAGGCGGCACGGTGGGTGCGTCGCGCGTCAAGCGCAGCACAGCCGACGGCTACACGCTGCTGTTCTGCGGGTCGGGGTTGATGTCGATTGCGCCCAGGGTGCAGCCCGCCGCACCCGTGCTTGCGGACTTCGTTCCGATCATCAACCTTGTGACCGTGCCGTACATCATTGCCACCCGCAAGGGATCGGCAATCACCACCCTGCCTGCCCTGATCGACTTCATCAGGCAGAAGCCGGGCGCCTTGACCTATGGATCCCCCGGCATCAGCACGTCGCCGCATCTGGGCATGGAAGCGCTGGCCCGCATGCTGGGCAGCAGCGTCACGCACATTCCGTATTCGGGCATTGCCACCGCCATCCAGGGTTTGCTGGGCGGACATATCGAAGCGGTGATCGGCGCGCCCAGCACGCTCATGCCGCAGATCGAGGCAAACGCCATTCACGGGATCGCCCTGGTCGGCAAAGACCGCTTTCCGTTGGCGCCGGATATTCCGTCGCTGGCCGAGGCCGGCATCGATCTGGATGTCTCGACGCATTTCGCCGTGTATGCGCCCAGGGGCACCCCGCCCGACGTGGTGGCGACGCTGGCACGGGCGTTCCAGGACGCAGCCAGTGACCCGTCCTATACGAAGGCGATGGCAGGGGTCCGGACCCGGGTCAATCTCATGCCCGCAGACTCGCTGGCACGCGTGCTTGCCGACGAGACGGCGCGATTCGGCACGTTGATGTCCGCCATCACGACCTGA
- a CDS encoding DNA-binding transcriptional regulator produces MRSTSCETTAVRSVVRAIDLLRTLNQRSISTIDMLHCQTRLPKATIMRMMRTLEECGLVKHAPQHGAYYLTSGVLALSHGYHSEPLVVEAATPCMDELTRRIKWPVAVAMLDELSMVVRYSTIPLSPLALRHSTLNVCLSLASRAIGRAYLAHCSVEQQDALITALASSDRDEDALAKDGVAIRDVLDDVRAKGFATRDTRFWPATNTLAVPVFDRHGVACAVGMTYFASTMTPAQAITRHLDDLQATAADIGARLQAMQAGTARSAI; encoded by the coding sequence ATGCGCTCGACATCATGCGAAACCACCGCCGTCAGGTCCGTCGTTCGCGCGATCGATCTGTTGCGGACCTTGAACCAGCGATCGATCTCCACCATCGACATGCTGCATTGCCAGACCCGCCTGCCCAAGGCGACCATCATGCGGATGATGCGCACGCTGGAAGAATGTGGGCTGGTCAAACATGCCCCGCAACACGGCGCCTATTACCTGACGTCGGGTGTGCTGGCGCTCAGCCACGGCTATCACAGCGAGCCGCTGGTGGTCGAGGCGGCCACGCCCTGCATGGATGAACTGACCCGGCGCATCAAGTGGCCGGTGGCGGTGGCGATGCTCGATGAACTGTCAATGGTCGTGCGATACAGCACCATTCCGCTGTCACCGTTGGCGCTGCGGCATTCGACACTCAATGTGTGTTTGAGCCTGGCCAGCCGCGCGATCGGCCGCGCCTATCTGGCCCACTGTTCGGTCGAACAGCAGGACGCGCTGATCACCGCGCTGGCATCGTCCGACCGTGACGAAGATGCGTTGGCCAAAGATGGCGTGGCGATCCGGGACGTGCTGGACGACGTGCGGGCCAAAGGCTTTGCGACCCGCGACACGCGGTTCTGGCCCGCGACCAATACGCTTGCGGTGCCGGTGTTCGATCGGCACGGCGTCGCCTGTGCGGTCGGCATGACCTACTTCGCATCGACCATGACCCCGGCGCAAGCCATCACCCGCCATCTTGACGACCTGCAGGCGACGGCGGCCGACATCGGCGCGCGCCTGCAGGCCATGCAGGCCGGCACGGCACGGTCCGCGATCTGA
- a CDS encoding amidohydrolase family protein, translated as MTPPAPALRIIDTHAHVFSMTMPLAEGAWHTPAAEADPPLFLRTLDEHGVESGILAGASISGTNNDYPLAACDRSPRLRTTVIVAPDCPLEVLQDMARRGAVGVRFQLRNVARVPDFASTEYRALLRHIADLGWHVQLHDDARRLPDYLPGLEAAGVNVVVDHFGRPDLEDGIGGEGFQRLLRSIAGGRTWVKLSSAFRLGSDALVLQAASTLLEHAGPERLMWGSDWPFAAFETQVTYTQVLNDLSTWVPDPVTRHRIAFDTPNLFFRPRHDQD; from the coding sequence ATGACCCCGCCAGCACCCGCGCTGCGGATCATCGACACGCACGCCCACGTCTTCAGCATGACGATGCCGCTGGCTGAAGGCGCATGGCACACGCCCGCTGCCGAAGCCGATCCGCCGCTGTTTCTGCGCACGCTGGATGAACACGGCGTCGAGTCGGGCATCCTTGCCGGCGCAAGCATTTCGGGCACCAACAACGACTACCCCCTGGCAGCGTGCGATCGCTCGCCGCGCCTGCGGACCACGGTCATCGTTGCGCCCGATTGTCCGCTGGAGGTCCTCCAGGACATGGCGCGCCGCGGCGCTGTCGGTGTGCGCTTCCAGTTGCGCAACGTGGCGCGTGTGCCGGACTTTGCGTCAACGGAATACCGCGCCCTGCTGCGCCATATCGCCGACCTTGGCTGGCACGTGCAGTTGCATGACGACGCGCGCCGTCTTCCCGACTATCTGCCTGGACTGGAAGCGGCCGGCGTCAATGTCGTGGTCGATCATTTCGGTCGTCCGGACCTGGAGGACGGCATCGGCGGCGAAGGCTTCCAGCGCCTGCTGCGGTCCATTGCCGGCGGGCGCACCTGGGTCAAGCTGTCCTCGGCGTTTCGTCTTGGATCGGATGCCCTTGTCCTGCAAGCAGCCAGCACCCTGCTCGAACACGCGGGGCCCGAACGCCTGATGTGGGGCAGCGACTGGCCGTTTGCTGCCTTCGAAACACAAGTCACGTACACGCAAGTCCTGAACGACCTGAGCACCTGGGTGCCGGATCCCGTCACCCGCCACCGCATTGCCTTCGATACGCCCAACCTTTTCTTCCGGCCCCGCCATGACCAAGACTGA
- a CDS encoding porin, with product MTQHTARTRWGLLATAAMLVAPAAQAQTAPSTASLTLYGVADACLALHNGNAGSNFQVNGGGCSFGSRFGLRGSEDLGDGYKAYFQLESGFGIDTGVLAQNGRLFGRKAIVGLSGKFGAIEAGRAYAPAFDLLTAIDPMRLGIGSVIATLWSGSPGTAGGRTDNTISYQSPTYAGFNARVLFAPGEQVAPLPSRGGDTKGLGVTYRSEKLLAGMTYAKVGNAADTGDDRATTIAARYDFGTFSLAASGQFGGWEGTRSAAAPASASSIWSRRFNSYMVGGTVNLGADTVSGSYKRYDDRTVSNFDADIWSVVYRHTLSKRTTLYGGLTRLKNRHASNYGASDGGGAYTGVALNGASRVIDLGITHFF from the coding sequence ATGACTCAGCACACCGCCCGCACCCGGTGGGGCCTGCTTGCCACGGCTGCGATGCTGGTGGCGCCGGCCGCCCAGGCACAGACCGCACCGTCGACCGCCAGCCTGACCCTGTACGGCGTCGCCGACGCCTGCCTTGCCCTGCACAACGGCAATGCGGGTTCGAATTTCCAGGTCAATGGCGGAGGCTGCAGTTTCGGCTCACGCTTTGGCTTGCGCGGAAGCGAAGATCTGGGCGACGGCTACAAGGCCTACTTCCAGCTTGAAAGCGGGTTCGGGATCGACACGGGCGTGCTGGCGCAGAACGGCCGCCTGTTCGGTCGCAAGGCCATCGTCGGCCTGAGCGGCAAATTCGGCGCGATCGAAGCCGGCCGCGCGTACGCACCCGCCTTCGATCTGCTGACCGCCATCGACCCCATGCGGCTGGGCATCGGCTCGGTCATCGCCACGCTGTGGTCCGGCTCGCCCGGCACGGCCGGTGGCCGGACCGACAACACCATCAGCTACCAAAGCCCCACCTACGCCGGCTTCAACGCACGGGTGCTTTTTGCGCCCGGCGAACAGGTCGCCCCACTGCCTTCCCGCGGGGGTGACACCAAGGGCCTGGGCGTCACCTATCGCAGTGAAAAACTGCTGGCGGGCATGACCTACGCCAAGGTGGGCAACGCCGCCGACACCGGCGACGACCGCGCCACCACGATTGCCGCGCGCTACGACTTCGGCACGTTCTCGCTTGCGGCTTCGGGCCAGTTCGGCGGATGGGAAGGCACCCGCAGCGCCGCCGCACCCGCCAGCGCATCGAGCATCTGGAGCCGGCGGTTCAACAGCTACATGGTCGGCGGCACCGTCAACCTGGGCGCCGATACCGTGTCGGGGTCCTACAAGCGGTATGACGACCGGACGGTATCCAACTTTGACGCCGACATCTGGAGCGTTGTCTATCGGCACACCTTGTCCAAACGCACCACGCTGTACGGCGGCCTGACCCGCCTCAAGAACCGGCATGCATCGAACTACGGCGCGTCGGACGGCGGCGGCGCCTACACCGGCGTGGCGCTCAATGGCGCGTCGCGTGTCATCGACCTGGGCATCACGCATTTCTTCTGA